The Nymphaea colorata isolate Beijing-Zhang1983 chromosome 5, ASM883128v2, whole genome shotgun sequence DNA segment ATGTCCTGAGTCCCTTATTGAACCGTTGGAGTTGTTCAAATAGACAAAAATACTCCCCttataaaacaaagtttttaagCCCGTGACACTTGAATGGGCCACCTACAATAGTTaacaaatgtgaaaaaaaggaagataaaagAACCGTAGATGTAGTGCTAGGGAGCTCATTGCTTCTTAATTCATTTGGTACTTATACTCGACCTATTTAAAACCGGTTTTGGTAGAAGCATACTGAATCGTGACTACCACGTGCTAgttcttaatattttttaaaaacatttcaatttttttattattaattattttttaaaaaaattaatttttgaatatttttgacCGGTTTAAGTAGAACAGATGAATCGATCAGATTCGTCAAATCAgcattaaagaaagaaaagcaacctAACAGTCCAAGCTCAAATTATAATTAGTCGCACTCCGGCAGCAACCAAGCACCATCTTCCAGCCTGCGTCTTGAAAATGACGACGTTGTCTCCTGAGCTCTCCAGCAAACTTCCCCGCAGCAGTGATTCGTCGATGCGATCTAAACGGAGAAAGGGTGGGTGGGTCACCTTCCCCTTCATCATAGGTGAGCTCAGTTCATCTTCATTGGCTCATATATAGTTGCTGTTCTGCTACATACTAAAGGTGGATGCCGCCATTAAAACAGGGAGCTCCACGCTGTTGGGCCTCGCTACGTATGGCGCAGCTGCCAACCTTATAGTCTACCTGGTTCAGAAATTCAACGTCAGCCGGATCGCAGCGGTGCAGATCTTCAACATAGTCAACGGATGTGGAGCCATTTCGCCGCTTGTCGGCGGCATCATCTCCGACTCCTTCGCTGGTTGCTTCTTTGTTATTATGGCAGCCTCCATCATTTCTTTTCTGGTTGGTTCCTTCCCTTCCTGTTATTGCTTTAACAAGACGAGCTAACAGACAAGTAATTGTCCTCCCTGAATGTTtcagaaaaattaatattttgacTGATTTGTTCCTGAATATTTGTTGTTGCACAACTTCTTTTTTGGTGGTTCTTCTTTTTACTAAGGATAGTCtgattattaaatttttttggtaCAACGAGCAGTCCATGTAACCAGCTTCAGATCTTATCTAACGAGCTTAAGATATATAACTTGTACAAGTCATACATTGTAGCCTTCAACTAGGGATTACGGGAAGCTCGTTAGATGCACACCTCTGCACAGGGATATATAATGATAAAATGCTTTAGTTAAAGTACAAGAAGAAGagttttctaaaaaacaaaaaaaaattaaaaaatattaaatgacTAAAAATGGACATacctttacaaaaaaatttctaaaatgttccacctcccttttttcttccttgagtGCATATTTGTTGCCTGTAAGTGTAAGGCTaagtcaaaatttttttgctatgAGGTACtgttataaaaattttcaattttaaggggcacaatacatataaataagtaaataattgtaaataaaaataagtaaaacttttgttgttgttgtagACAATTGCCCATGCCAGCCTATATATAACGAGTTGCCCATGCTAGCCTATATATAGCCAGTTACCCACGCCAGCCTGTATATAGTTACCCTACCGTGTGCACAGATGTCCACACAAATCAATCTGATGATTAAGTGTTATGGACTGTAAATAACTAAATTCCACCTTTTAGTGAATAGAAGACCCCCTTCATATAAGGGCGGAagtaaaactaagaaaaaaaaaaaaaactcattccCCTTTTTAGTTCCACTTTTTGGAGTTTTCCCAGTCCGAGTGGAACCAATATtgcaaaatattatatattaattgATCCAAATTATGATAAGGACATCATGCCTAAACGTAGCCTTAAGTGATGGGGGGCAAATAATTCGAGCTTTTTGTactagagaaaaaaagagacgCACAtaacaacagaaaaaaagagaCGCACATAATAGATAGTTACtattttgctcattttgtttcattccTATATTGCACATAAAAAAGAACGTGCAGTTCTCATTTGGGGAAACAACTCATTTTTTGTCAGTCAAGGTAAGATACTGTTATATCCAGAAATTGTTTGCTATATGTTACAGATAGTTCAGTTCAGTTTCAGagataagatgaaatacttcaCCTGTCTCACCTTAGACATCCTACTAAATGCAAAAGTTGATACATACTTACACCAAAACTAGAATAAAAGTAGGGCTGGACCATGATCAATAGTATTCCCATCAAAGTTAAACACATGTGGCAAGAGTTAGGTCAAGCCATTAAAGTTAAACACATGTGGGAAGAGTTAGGTCAGGGGTCGGGTCATATTCAGACAAGTTATAAAGAGACTTCGACTATGGTGGGACAATGTAGTTGTCCAACCTTCTCCCTTTAAGGTCACATTTATTTGGGTTTCATAAAGAGGGTGCTTTAGTAATTTTGGGCACACAACACCCCCTACCCCTTTTTTTGGATGGATCCCTAAAAAATCATTACCTTCCACTTGATTTCTCCAGCCACCTAGATGCAGCATAATGCAATTGTGCTTAGAGCTTCACAACTAGCTGAGCCAACTTAGGCTCGATTCACTCAAAAAAACTCGGCTTTTGCTCgatttgtttataaacaagtcgagttcgagcttacaaagatgcacaaaatgataaacgagtcgagtttgagtttcaaGAAGTCGACTCAACTTGACTTGCAAactggtactctatataatactGTCAAAACCAGTTATCGGTTTCAACTTTTGGggtaaacaaattttcaaaagttgcACGAGTTAAAcacttacatgagttaaacgaattacatgagttaatgcttacattagttaaacgagttaatgttTACGAGTTAATGCgtaacgagttaaatgggttaaacgagtcgagttcgagctcaattttgtgtagttgagtcgagctcgagcttgctataaggagctcgactcgaattcGAGTTTTTTAAgctgagtcgagtcgagttgagctgGTTAAGCTCAGGCATGACTCAGCGCATGTGCAGCCCTGATTGTGTTGACTTAGATGCGTGAGATGCTAGATCATTCAAGCTGGATGATTTCAGCTCTTTTAATCTAATTCAGctttccttttcagttttcaagaaTTATTTAGCTTATGGAAGTAATAATTTGGGGTTCCGTTTGGTAACAGAAAAAATATGCTATTGTCCCATGATCATGTCCTCAAAAATTAAAGTAGATTTATAGAAGGGTGTAACACTCTATTCTATGAAGCAGTCTCAATTTTTGACGCAGGTACATGGAACTGCTTTGTTAAACAACCcgtaaaaataaattcaaaagaatatGCTGTTAAAAAAGTATATCTAAAATAGGTATAGGGACGTGATCCAAAGGTGGTTCTCCATGAAACTCATTGTCATACATACTTTAACTTAAAGGTGAGAAGGACTGACAACAAATAGTGCCAGTAAGCTACCGTGGGGCACGAGAAATACCTTTTTGTCAATATTATTTAAATATCACgagattttcctttcaaaatcaGCGTATGTTTTGGCAAAAAACACTGTCCACATGACTTGCCAGaatggtgtatatatatatatatatatatatatatatatatatatatatatatatatatatatatatatatatatatataaacttaagGATTGCATTTTGCAAGCTTATTTGATTAATTTGAAGCAAGATGTGAGTAATCATCTGTTAAGgtttagtttgatgaaaacatGTACATACAAAGGGAGACCTGAGTGGGCTATGATGGGGAGAAGACTAGGGATAATAGGATCATGTACCGTGGCCCAATGCACCAAACATGTTGCAGTATAACAGAAATGGCTTTGCCTTGTACACGAAAAGCTGATTCATTTGCTTGAATGTTGCATGCAACAGGGACTCGTTCCAATGACCTTGACTGCGATATTACAGTCCCTTAGGCCACCACCATGTACTTCATTAAGCAACTCATGCAAACCGCCTTCGGCTTTTCAGTATGCAATCCTTTACGTTTCACTGGCTCTCGTCTGTGTGGGCATCGGCGGCTCGCGGTTCACAATGGCCACATTTGGTGCAAACCAATTTGATGATCCAAAGAGGCAGGAAACCTTCATTAACTGGTTTTTCGTGGCATTCAATGTTGCAATGATCCTGGCCAGCACAGTTGTTGTTTTTGTGCAAGACACTGTTGGGTGGGCTTGGGGGTACGGGATATGCCTAGCAGCCAATGTGATCAGTATTGTCATCTTACTCATTGGCAAATGGTACTACAAAGAAGTGAAGCCTCAAGGAAGTCCATTCACTGGCATTGCCCGGGTGGTAATTGCCGCGATTCGAAAGCGAAAAGTGGCGTTGTCAACAGATGTTACCGATTACTTCTACCAAGATGATCAGATGAACACAAAGCAAATGTGCCAAGTGACTTCAAAGTTCAGGCAAGATGTTCTCCCCCTCACTTCCTTAAACATGATGTTCTCTTTGCATATGAACAGACCAATGGAATAAAATGGCATGTTCAAGCCAATTGATATCCTCACCGATTGAGCATGTTGTTGCTAATCAGATATAACCATTATGACATTTGAAGTAAGTACATACAACACAAGAACTATAACTTCAAGTTCATATTTCCCAAAAACAACCCTTACGAAAAGATGTAAGTTTATATATACCCTTCAATAGGCCTGAACACGAATAGAGTTCAAACTGAGTTGAGCCAGCTGGAACTCGGGTTGAGTACCTTAAGCTATAGCTCGAGCTTACCCGAGTCGGCTATCCTGCGCTGAAAACACTAGGGGTAGGCATCGGGCCGCTAAGacccggcccgggtcggcccatcgggcctgaagcccgggcccggcccgataatattgtcgggccgggtaccgggcctggccaccaaaagtcaggcccagcccggcccacCGTGAAAAGGGAGACGAGAGACGGGaaggcagagggagagggagacgggggAGCGGAGCAGGGCTGCGGGGGAGCAGAGTAGGGCTGcgggagagggaaccagagagGGGAGCGGGGCTGCgggggacggaggcggagagggagagggagaggaagcagggagggagagggagagggagacaggaAGGGAGAGgaagcagagagggagagggggagcggagagggaggggagcaaGCGGGCcaggcagagagggagagggagagggagacgggaagagagagggaggggttAGGGGAGCGAGCGGAGGGCGGAGGCCGCCCAACCGCCCGACCGCccgagggcgggagtcgggccgggccgggccgccctATGCcacccgggcccggcccggcccggcggAGGCCCgccccgatgcccaggcctaggaAACACAAGACTTTAGGTTTGTAAACCACATAGAAACCCCACTTGAAGTAACTTTCTTTGTGAAGGATATTATAAGTGTTCTCATCATGATTTGCGAGCTTCATTGAGTTCAAATAACCCTGGCTTGCTTATCTTCAATTCAACTCATTTACTTGATGTAGTTCATTCCTCGGCTCGAAATTAACTCGTTTACTAAACGAATGGAGCATAACAAGTTGAGTTTAACAAGTGAGTTCGAGGTGAGCTCAAGTAAGCTCGATTCATGGAACACTCttaccagtggcagagctacatggtgacttgtgtgggcaactgctcacaccaatttcttctttttttttttttaatttttaacaggGCATCTttaaacatacatacatatatatatatatataagtatttttaaacaGGTGCTCCAACAGCCAATTTTTAGAACTGTGTTTCTTTTTCCGGGTaagcaaggggtattaatcccaccgctcgaaaaaggcccgaaggccccccattTCCCCTGCCTCCAGGGtcttgagctgcgtcggtgtcagcgatagcaacggtgcacccttcagcttggATGCCTTCAGCCAATTTTTAGAACtgtgtttctttttaatatGTAGTTTTAACTTGTATAGTTCGTACAATCATTCAATTTCAACGCAACTCATTTTCTTGCAAAGGTAACATCATGCTCACATCTTTGGGCTTAAATTTTGTGGTGTTCGTGTAGCTTAACTTTTATGTCATTCTTACTTCATATTGCAGTTGTTTAAACAGAGCAGCCATAATAACAGAAGGGGACACTCACTCAGATGGGTCACTAGCAAAGCATTGGAGATTATGCACCACCCAGCAGGTAGAAGacctcaagagcattatcaacATACTCCCACTTTGGTCCAGCAACATATTCCTCAATACACCTATTGGGGTCCAATCCAGCTTGACCATTCTCCAGGCCCTCACCATGGACCGCCACCTGGGTGCCCACTTCAAAATTCCGGCCAGTTCATTCCCCGTGTTTGCTCTTGTAGCCGGATCATTTTTCATTGCATTCCTGAACCATGTTGTATACCCACTTTGTCGCAAACTATTGGGGTGGTCGCCTACACTCCTCCTTCGGATCGGCGCCGGCCATGTGCTAAACATCACCAGCATGGTTGCCTCGGCTCTAGTGGAGGCAAGGCGACTTCATGTAGCTCACGGTCATGATCTCACAAACCAGAAGGATTATGCAATTGTGCCCATGTCTGCCCTTTGGCTTGTGGCTCCACTAGTAATCGTCGGTGCCGGCGAAGCGTGCCACCTTCCCGGCCAAGTGAGTCTCTATTATGAAGACTTTCCTACGTCTCTGAAGGGCACGGCAACAGCACTGATGTCTGTGATAGTTGCAGTTGCATTTTACCTAAGTGCTGCTATAGTGAATGCAGTGAAGAAATCGACTGTTTGGTTACCTAATGACATTAACTATGGGAGAGTGGACAATGTGTTCTGGATGCTTGCGGTGGTGGGAACTTTGAACTTTTGCTACTTCATTTTATGTGCTAAGTGGTATAGGAAGCAGCCGTCCAAGTGTACTTGAAGGACTCCTTTCCATAAACTAGAGGGTTTGGTTTTAAGATGACACTAGTTGATAAAATGACCACAAGGAGGTGAATTATGTTTTGTACAACTGTTTCTCCAATGCAACAGTTAATAAGTCGATACAAAGCTTATCtaagaagaaaataagcaaACTGTGCTTgtgtatgaaaataaaatgtgtttttcccGTTCTGTGATAGATTATGGAAACAAACGTCTGGTTTATTTTGCTGCAACATGTTTTTCAagagaaatttgaatttaaatgaTGTTTGCAATAGAATGTAAAGTGTGTTCTTCCTAAAGCAAAGGCTCATCATATCTGCTGTTTCGAGATGCGGGGATGTTGTGTTCTTTGGTTATAAGATTTATCCTTACCTTTGTCGGATAGATCCATCTTACTGCAAGAATGTCATAAGTTAAAAGCCTGCCCTCTTTGTCTTATGTGATAAACAAGAGTTTGAGTAAGAAAAAAGACATCATTGTTATCGTTTGGGCAATTCCATTTGTAAAGGATTGCCTTTTGGCACCCTAATTATAATCCATgagttttcttgtgttttttacACATGTgcctcgattttttttttacactccCAAGTCCGAAACAAGCACCTAATTTTCGATTGCCGATGTCATCGTGATGAAGGAAATGATGGTGATGTCCTTTATATTTGCATAGTAAGTGGACAACTTCTAACTTAGAAGGTGCAGTCctgaaaataataatattaactTTCAACATGTTAGCATCTAACTGATCAATGCTCCTTTCTACCAATTCTCAATGAAGTGGAGGCATATACTAGAAAAATAAGAATCATGTGACTGTATTTTTGAATTATGGGCAAAAGGTAGTTGGTCATAATGGAAAAGTCCCTATATTTCCTTCCTATAGTAGATCACATAAATTTTAGAGCTGCTCTTTTCTAAACAAACAATAATCAGTCAAATTTACGTGGCCGCACATATATATGAGGGCGATTTTGTGTTAGGGACATAAGAAGGGAGTCTGTCTTATGCTGCCTTTCCGATTTACACATTCCGGAGTAGGCCGATCCTAGGCTTGCCCAGGCatgtgtaattttttctttttattttttggtggtgtgtgtgtgtgtgtgttggctCTCATTCCCGCGACTTCTtatctgttcatttttttctttgctagCTCTCAACCATATCCTTTCTTCCAAATTTATATTGGTTTAGCTTCATGGtgattctcattttttttttcatgaaacttcAAGTAACTGCTTAGCATCtgtaaatttaagaaaaatagCATGCGCTCATAAAATAATTCACATACAAACCTTCATAATGAAAGTACTTCTAATCATactttagaaaaaacaaaaaaactagtttgaaaatatccaacttaaaagaatgaaagtttGACTCCATTCGCCCTCTCTTTATGGACAAAGGTAACAAGGGAAGTGGTGAAGAAAAAACCCAAAAGGACAATGACGGATGGTTGGATGGCGGCGCACAGCCTGCCGGGCTGTGGAACAGAGCTAGACACTCATGGGTTAGTGTGGTTGAAACTCCCCCATGGATGGTCTCCCGGCAGCAAACATAGAAACGACGGATGATGGCCTGACAATAATGATTCCTCAAGTGGCGTCTGACAGATTAGTGGAACCATGAAGATTTGCAGCAACAGTAGACTTTTCAAGATGAGCATCTCGTCCTGGTATGGAGTTCATTTTTGAATCCCTGCTGTTAGCTCAAATTTTCTGTGAATGGAACCGGAAGATTCGTAATCCATGTTGCAGCAGAAAATGAATTGCAGCTGGTTCTCAAGAAGAGAGCGTGCATGGCAATTGGCAGGTAGGTAGACCCATGCTCATAGCAAGTACGTGGGAGAtgaactgaaaataaaaaatgatgagCATGTAGAAATATGGATTCATCTCCACAACTTTTCAGCAGAGCTCCTGAGCAAAATATACCTTTTCGACAATAGCAAGGGTGCTACGACCACGGGGAACATTGTGGAAGAAGACCCATGCACCAAAATATGGGGAAAACTGTGTTATACTCGAACAGGGATCGATGTCCCTGTTGGTTTCTCTCCTAAACCACAAGTATCTACTAGATTGGGTGGAAATAGGGTGTTGTGATAGGACATTCACTATGAGGCGTGCATCCTTTTTGCAGATGGTACATTCAGGCCAGTGAAAGCAATGAGGAAaagatgaggatgatgatgcTCTACCCTGTGGGAGGCAGAAACCACTGTTTTCAAAGGGAAAGGGCCTCTTTGGAAAGATGAATGTAAGGTCTAGCAAGACACCCAATGAGCAAACAAGAGACCTAGCCAAGGAGGGTAGGGGGGGTATGAAGTTTGTACACCAAACGCAGGTCTGAAAGCGGGAGCTACAGTCAAGGCTAACGAAGGATCAGGAAAAGGCACAACCAACCCATCAACGAGCATAAATTATGCAGGTCCCGTCTTATCCTTACCTTTAGCTAATGCCTTTACTAGCTTGATGCCAGAAAATGATAAGAGGGAAACCGAGTTTTCCCCAGGTCTTGCCTTTAAGGTGGGGGTAAATCTAAATATTTTGAAAGGAGAggcaaaagaatgaactctgcTCGTAATGGAGGAGAACAAAGTGCTATAGGGTTTCTAGAGGATCCCTTAGGTTCTAGCTAATGAAGAGCTTGGGTGGAAGGAAACCCCTTCAACGTTCCATTAGTTTGAGAGATTCAGAGGAAGCCTagattgtgaattttttatCAACAACAAAAACCAAGGAAGAATGGAAGTAAGGAGAGTGTCATGTGAAGAGATGGAGAAGGACTGCAGACGCGATTTAACAACCATTCCTATGCTTTCATCTGATCACCATTAATAAAGCAAACAACATACCACATACCAAGAAGATCGATACTTTGTTTTTCGAAATTTTGGCATCTTGCTGAttatacaaaaattacaatAGAGGCAGAGTGACAAAAGCAATATTCAGGCTGCATTatgcttaaatttttttagaaatttcaagCTGCAAGAAAGAGTCAGTTCATGGAATAAAAGATGCCTCAACAAACTAACTGGTAGAATATCTTCCCTTGAATAGCAATACTATGTTGTTTATATGAGAATAtatagatgtatgttgtggtagaaatacTCTTAAATGAATATTATGATAGAAACAAACAATTCATGTTCAAACTTATAAAATCACTGCATTTATGTATTCACACACTCACAATCACTTGTAAAATTTATGAATAATCacaaacatttttctaaaaaacttaAACAAGATGAAATTGAGCTCTCACTATGTaataaccaaattagagcaataTCTTAAACTCACTTAAGGTTCCAAGAGAACAAGAAATATTCAAAATACTAGGCTTcacttcaaaaaattttcaaggctatttgcaaagatttctcGAATCAAAATACATTATTCACTCAAAAGTACTTCGAAATTTTCTCATataaaggtttatgaaataccaatcttcaaaaatttttggccaAGCATTACACTGCATCAggataaaaaagatgtttaaatgAACATATAACTTATCAAGAGTAAACATAGTTTTTGAATTAGATACCTCTTGTAAAGCCGCAGGGAATGGCCAATTCTTATACTGAGAGACGAGTTCCCTTTTCctctataaaattttttaaagcactttaaaaaccaaaacaaacttTAAGATGCAAACAACTAAAAATCTAATAGTCAATGTGCTAATGGATGAACCTagctctcaactctcatttgcATTGGAAACGAGCATAGGTGTTAATGCATGACATGCAAATGACCCTCTTTAGGAGAAA contains these protein-coding regions:
- the LOC116254732 gene encoding protein NRT1/ PTR FAMILY 2.6-like; translated protein: MTTLSPELSSKLPRSSDSSMRSKRRKGGWVTFPFIIGSSTLLGLATYGAAANLIVYLVQKFNVSRIAAVQIFNIVNGCGAISPLVGGIISDSFAGCFFVIMAASIISFLGLVPMTLTAILQSLRPPPCTSLSNSCKPPSAFQYAILYVSLALVCVGIGGSRFTMATFGANQFDDPKRQETFINWFFVAFNVAMILASTVVVFVQDTVGWAWGYGICLAANVISIVILLIGKWYYKEVKPQGSPFTGIARVVIAAIRKRKVALSTDVTDYFYQDDQMNTKQMCQVTSKFSCLNRAAIITEGDTHSDGSLAKHWRLCTTQQVEDLKSIINILPLWSSNIFLNTPIGVQSSLTILQALTMDRHLGAHFKIPASSFPVFALVAGSFFIAFLNHVVYPLCRKLLGWSPTLLLRIGAGHVLNITSMVASALVEARRLHVAHGHDLTNQKDYAIVPMSALWLVAPLVIVGAGEACHLPGQVSLYYEDFPTSLKGTATALMSVIVAVAFYLSAAIVNAVKKSTVWLPNDINYGRVDNVFWMLAVVGTLNFCYFILCAKWYRKQPSKCT